Below is a window of Streptomyces sp. ITFR-16 DNA.
TCCTCCGTACGAACAGTCGGGTTCGGGACGGGCCGGGAACGGCCGGATCGGCATCGCCGGGAATCCTGGACGCGGATTGATCGAACGTCAATGGATTGCGTTTGAATGATCGAAACTCCCATCGTTCGATCACGTTGGTCTAGGGTCTTTCGGGTCGGACACCGGCTCCGGCACCGGCCGGGCCGAGGGCCGGGCCACACACTGCGAGGGGACTGCCGCCGTGCGCGAAAGTGCTGCTGAACGTCATGACCGCCTGCTCGGGCTGGTACGGGACCGGGGCTCGGCCCGGGTCTCCGACCTGGCGTCGCAGCTGGGGGTCTCGCCCGTCACGGTGCGCCGGGACGTCGAGGACCTGGCGGGCCGGGGGCTGCTCGACCGGGTCCACGGCTCGGTGTCCTGGCCGCAGGACGCCACGCCCGCGGCGGCGCCGGCGGGCCCGGGCGGCGGCCGGGTCCTCGGCATGCTCGCACCCTCGGCGACCTACTACTTCGCCGAGGTCATCCGGGGCGCCCACGAGGCCGCCGCCCGGGCCGGCGCCCGGCTGATCCTGCGGATCTCGGACTACCGTCCGCAGGAGGACCAGGCCCGCACCGAAGGACTGCTCGCGGCGGGTGCCGAGGGACTGCTGGTCGCGCCCGGCTGGCAGCACCCGGGCGACCCCTCCGCGTTCGGCGACTGGATCGCCTCGCTGCCCGTGCCCACGGTCCTGCTGGAGCGCAGGCCCACCGCCGGATCGCCGCTGGACGGCCTGGACCGGGTCTGCTCGGACCATGCGCACGGGGTCCTGCTGGCCGTGCGCCACCTGGTGGGGCTGGGGCACGGGGCGCCCCTGCTGATGGCCCGCGCGGACTCCCCGACCGCGCTCGCGGTGCGCTCCGGGTACGCCGAGGCGCTGACCGCGCTCGGGCTGCGCGCCCCGCAGGACGTGATCGACTCCGTACCGGCCGACCAGGCACCGGAGGCGTTCGAGCAGGCCGTGCGGGAGATGCGCGAGGCGGTCGTCTCGGGGGTGGCCACGGCCGCGCTGATCCACAACGACGTGGACGCGATCCAGGTGGTGCAGCGCCTGGCGGAGCTGGGGGTGCGGGTGCCGGAGGACCTGGCGCTGATCGCGTACGACGACGAGGTGGCGGCCCTCGCGGACACCCCGCTGACCGCCGTGGCCCCGCCCAAGCGCGAGGTGGGCCGCCATGCGACGGAGCTGCTGGTGGAGCGGCTGGGCGAGGAGACCGGGGCACCCCGGCGGCATCTGACGCTGCTGCCGCAGCTGCGGGTGCGGGAGTCCTGCGGAGCGCCGCTCCCGTAGGACGTCTTCACGGGCTTCCGTCGCGCTTCCGCCCGGCTTCCGTACGCAACTCTTCTGATCTTTTTTCGATCGATCGCTCTTTCGCTCTTGACTTCGGTCACGGCTGGTCCAAGGATCACGGCCAACGCCAATGTCGCCGCCTGTTCAGGAGCCTCGCTGTGAGCCGCAGTTCGAGCAGAACCTCTCTCGCCGTCGTCGGCGCCGCCACCGCCCTCGCCGTTCTCACGGCCTGTGGCGGCAGCGGTGACGACACGTCCACCGCCGGAAGCGACGGCAAGCCCGTCAGCATCACCTTCTGGGGCTGGGCCAAGGGGTCCAAGGAGGTCGTTGACGCGTTCAACGCCTCGCACAAGGACATCAAGGTCGTCTACGAGGAGATACCGTCCGGCAACGCCGGCGGCTACGCCAAGATCTCCAACGCCGTGAAGGCGGGCAACGCCCCCGACCTCGTCTCGATCGAGTACCCGCAGCTCCCCGAGTACGTCAGCCAGGGCGCGCTCCAGGACATCGGCCCGTACTTCACCGAGGACATCAGGAAGAAGCTGCTGCCGCAGGCGGTGGAGCTGACGACGCTCGGCGGCAAGAACTGGGCCGTCCCCTTCGATGCCTCGCCGCAGTCCTTCTACTACCGCAAGGACCTGTTCGAGAAGTACGGCGTCGAGGTCCCCAAGACCTGGGCCGACTTCCGCAAGGCCGCCGAGAAGATCAAGAAGGCCGACAAGAAGGCCCGCATCGGCACGTTCTTCCCGGACGACCCCACCACCTTCCAGGCGATGGCCTGGCAGGCCGGCGCCCAGTGGTACAAGCCCGAGGGCGACACCTGGAAGGTGAACACCACCGACGCGGGCACCACCAAGGTCGCCGACTACTGGCAGGGCCTGCTCGACGACGACCTGATCCGCGCCAACGCCTCCTTCAGCCCCGAGTGGACCAACTCCCTCAAGAACGGCGGCACCGTCGGCTACCTCGGCGCGGCCTGGGGCGCCGGTGTCCTCAAGGGCACCCTGCCCGAGCAGAGCGGCAAATGGGCCGTCGCCCCGATGCCCAGCTGGGACGGGAAGCCCGCCAGCGGGATGCTCGGCGGCTCCACCTTCGCGGTGACGAAGACCAGCAAGAAGGCCAAGGCTGCGGTCGAGTTCGCCACCTGGATGTCGACCACCGAGGACGGCATCAAGGCCCGCATCGAGTCCGGCACGTCGAGCGCGTTCCCGGCGGCGGCGTCCCTGCGCCCGGTCGCCAAGAAGGCGTTCGACGCGGACTTCTACGGCGGCCAGGACATCTACCAGGTCTTCGAGGACGCCGCGACATCCATCGGCCCGAACTGGAGCTGGGGCCCGACCACCGGCACCACCAACACCACGATGAAGGACCAGTTCGGCAAGGTGGCCGGCGGCGGCACCACGGTGAAGGAGGCCGTGCAGGCAGGGCACGACGCCACCGTCGCCGAGCTGAAGAAGCGCGGTCTGAAGGTCGAGGACGCAGGCTGATGAAGCGCGCCCGGACGACCAGAGCCGCCGCCATCCTGCTGGGGCCCTTCTTCGTACTGTTCACGCTGGCCATGGTGCTGCCGATCGGATACGCGGTCTGGCTCAGCCTGTTCACGGAGAAGCAGTCCGGCCTGGGCTTCGGCGGCACCGAGTCCGTGTTCAGCGGACTCGACAACTACACGGCGGCCCTGGGCGACCGGGCGTTCCGCGAGGGCTTCGGCGTACTCCTCGGATACTGCCTGTTCTACATTCCGCTCCTGCTCGTCGGAGCCCTCGCCCTCGCGCTGCTGCTGGACTCCACGCTGGCCCGCGCCCGCCGCTTCTTCCAGCTCGCGCTGTTCCTGCCGCACGCCGTGCCCGGCATCATCGCCGCGCTGATCTGGGTGTATCTCTACACCCCGCAGCTCAGCCCCGTGGTCAGCGCCATGGAGTCCGGCGGCATCGGCTTCGACTTCTTCTCCCCCGACGGCGCCCTGCCCTCCGTCGTCAACATCGCGCTGTGGGAGTGGCTCGGCTACAACATGGTGATCTTCTACG
It encodes the following:
- a CDS encoding sugar ABC transporter permease codes for the protein MKRARTTRAAAILLGPFFVLFTLAMVLPIGYAVWLSLFTEKQSGLGFGGTESVFSGLDNYTAALGDRAFREGFGVLLGYCLFYIPLLLVGALALALLLDSTLARARRFFQLALFLPHAVPGIIAALIWVYLYTPQLSPVVSAMESGGIGFDFFSPDGALPSVVNIALWEWLGYNMVIFYAALQAIDRSVLEAATVDGAGAWRVAIAIKVPLIRASVVMVALFTVIGSLQLFTEPLILNKGTGSAVSSTWTPNMYAYTAAFERNDYGLAAAASILLALTAALLSFVVTRFTGRKGKKA
- a CDS encoding sugar ABC transporter substrate-binding protein, which translates into the protein MSRSSSRTSLAVVGAATALAVLTACGGSGDDTSTAGSDGKPVSITFWGWAKGSKEVVDAFNASHKDIKVVYEEIPSGNAGGYAKISNAVKAGNAPDLVSIEYPQLPEYVSQGALQDIGPYFTEDIRKKLLPQAVELTTLGGKNWAVPFDASPQSFYYRKDLFEKYGVEVPKTWADFRKAAEKIKKADKKARIGTFFPDDPTTFQAMAWQAGAQWYKPEGDTWKVNTTDAGTTKVADYWQGLLDDDLIRANASFSPEWTNSLKNGGTVGYLGAAWGAGVLKGTLPEQSGKWAVAPMPSWDGKPASGMLGGSTFAVTKTSKKAKAAVEFATWMSTTEDGIKARIESGTSSAFPAAASLRPVAKKAFDADFYGGQDIYQVFEDAATSIGPNWSWGPTTGTTNTTMKDQFGKVAGGGTTVKEAVQAGHDATVAELKKRGLKVEDAG
- a CDS encoding substrate-binding domain-containing protein, with the protein product MRESAAERHDRLLGLVRDRGSARVSDLASQLGVSPVTVRRDVEDLAGRGLLDRVHGSVSWPQDATPAAAPAGPGGGRVLGMLAPSATYYFAEVIRGAHEAAARAGARLILRISDYRPQEDQARTEGLLAAGAEGLLVAPGWQHPGDPSAFGDWIASLPVPTVLLERRPTAGSPLDGLDRVCSDHAHGVLLAVRHLVGLGHGAPLLMARADSPTALAVRSGYAEALTALGLRAPQDVIDSVPADQAPEAFEQAVREMREAVVSGVATAALIHNDVDAIQVVQRLAELGVRVPEDLALIAYDDEVAALADTPLTAVAPPKREVGRHATELLVERLGEETGAPRRHLTLLPQLRVRESCGAPLP